Proteins from one Enterobacter bugandensis genomic window:
- a CDS encoding DeoR/GlpR family DNA-binding transcription regulator, which translates to MLTSQRKQLILEKLGAEGQVQSKALSVLFDVSEDTIRRDLRELAAEGRLQRVHGGALPSSSATVPFAERQSVKMDAKRKVAQKGAQLISSGQVVIVDGGTTTSELIAFLPRDLRITVVTHSPSIALGLVNHPFIEVILIGGRLYKHSIVAVGAAAIEGIENIHADLFFMGVTGIHPEAGLTTGDFEEACIKRAFSGRAAETVVLASPEKINTASSFVIGDVALANTIVVEGDTDRGWVNALSEKGVSVVLA; encoded by the coding sequence ATGCTCACCAGTCAGCGAAAACAGTTGATCCTTGAAAAGCTCGGCGCCGAAGGACAGGTCCAGTCTAAAGCACTTAGCGTTCTCTTCGACGTCTCTGAAGACACCATCCGACGCGATTTGCGCGAGTTGGCGGCAGAAGGGCGTTTACAGCGGGTTCACGGCGGCGCGCTGCCGTCGTCTTCCGCTACTGTGCCTTTCGCGGAACGACAGTCCGTTAAAATGGATGCCAAAAGAAAGGTGGCGCAGAAGGGGGCACAGCTGATTTCTTCGGGCCAGGTGGTGATCGTTGACGGTGGAACGACCACCTCAGAATTGATCGCTTTTTTACCGCGTGACCTTCGTATTACCGTGGTGACGCACAGTCCGAGCATTGCCCTGGGGCTTGTTAATCATCCTTTTATTGAGGTGATTCTGATCGGCGGCCGTTTGTATAAACACTCGATTGTCGCCGTCGGCGCGGCGGCCATCGAAGGAATCGAAAACATTCATGCGGATCTGTTCTTTATGGGCGTGACCGGTATCCATCCGGAAGCAGGGCTGACGACCGGAGATTTCGAAGAGGCGTGCATCAAACGTGCATTTTCCGGCAGAGCCGCCGAGACGGTTGTCCTGGCGTCGCCGGAAAAAATAAATACGGCGTCATCATTTGTTATTGGCGATGTGGCGCTGGCGAATACGATTGTCGTCGAAGGCGATACCGACCGCGGCTGGGTCAATGCTTTATCGGAAAAAGGGGTATCGGTCGTATTGGCCTGA
- a CDS encoding VOC family protein, with protein MFDHVKFGVSDYEKSKTFFLMSLQPLGVELVDEGSPYYGVEMSSGDVSLCLFQSNDKPAPLHLAFVATTRQQVDDFYHAALRAGGRDNGAPGLRSYGKNYYAAFVIAPDGHNIEAVCHAPEER; from the coding sequence ATGTTTGATCATGTAAAATTCGGCGTCAGCGATTATGAGAAAAGTAAAACCTTCTTCCTCATGTCGCTTCAACCGCTCGGTGTCGAACTCGTCGATGAAGGCTCTCCTTACTATGGCGTCGAAATGAGTTCCGGCGATGTTTCTCTTTGCCTTTTTCAGTCGAATGATAAACCCGCTCCGCTTCATCTGGCCTTTGTGGCCACGACACGCCAGCAGGTTGATGACTTTTACCATGCCGCGCTGCGCGCAGGCGGACGCGACAATGGCGCACCGGGATTGCGCTCCTACGGTAAAAATTACTATGCCGCATTTGTCATTGCGCCTGATGGTCATAATATCGAAGCGGTATGCCATGCCCCCGAAGAAAGATAA
- a CDS encoding PACE efflux transporter has product MEIELNKSFKERIFHAVIFEVTANVIIALSLAWLMNVSVLQSGSLSVISALTATVWNFFFNKLFDALQKKHQFQRTFLVRAIHAVGFETGLIISLIPVAMFMLNLTIAEAFFVEIGLVLFFLPYTMLFNWLYDYLRWTFVGSKRSAV; this is encoded by the coding sequence ATGGAAATCGAACTCAATAAAAGCTTTAAAGAAAGGATTTTCCACGCTGTCATTTTTGAAGTGACGGCCAACGTTATCATCGCTCTGTCTCTTGCGTGGCTGATGAACGTTTCGGTACTCCAGTCGGGTTCGTTGTCGGTGATATCTGCACTTACCGCAACGGTCTGGAATTTTTTCTTCAATAAGCTCTTTGACGCCCTTCAGAAAAAACATCAGTTTCAACGAACGTTTCTCGTTCGCGCCATCCATGCAGTTGGGTTTGAAACGGGCCTTATCATCTCCTTAATCCCTGTGGCCATGTTCATGCTGAATTTAACGATCGCGGAGGCATTTTTTGTTGAGATTGGCCTTGTACTGTTTTTCCTGCCATACACGATGCTTTTTAACTGGCTCTATGATTATCTGCGTTGGACATTCGTAGGGAGTAAACGGTCTGCTGTGTAG
- a CDS encoding aldo/keto reductase, with protein MKYVNLGRSGLQVSRLCLGCMSYGEPERLPQPWSLDEKASRPLIRQALEAGINFFDTANIYSGGSSEEITGKALREMARRDEIVVATKTFFPWRNSPNTGFLSRKAIFQSIDDSLMRLGMDYVDLFQIHRFDHSTPVEETMEALHDLVKSGKVRYIGASSMEAWRFAKMQHTAERNGWTRFITMQPQYNLLYREEEREMLPLCEDQGVGVIPWSPMARGRLTRDWSVTSRRTQNDAFALKMYENAALLDKPVIDVVASIAEKHHVPRAHVAIAWLLSKTVITAPIIGATKPEHLSTAISALDFSLSDAEIMELEARYLPHPVDGIIPPLPDTPPSLTPPSAIQDC; from the coding sequence ATGAAGTATGTGAATCTGGGTCGTAGCGGTTTGCAAGTCTCCCGTCTTTGTCTCGGTTGTATGAGCTATGGTGAACCTGAACGCTTGCCTCAACCCTGGTCCCTGGATGAAAAGGCGTCACGTCCGCTCATTCGTCAGGCGCTTGAAGCGGGCATTAATTTTTTTGATACCGCGAATATCTACTCGGGCGGAAGTTCTGAAGAGATCACTGGAAAAGCGCTGAGAGAAATGGCCAGACGCGATGAGATCGTTGTGGCGACAAAGACCTTCTTTCCGTGGCGCAACTCCCCCAATACCGGGTTTCTTTCCCGCAAGGCCATTTTTCAGTCTATTGACGATAGCCTGATGCGCTTAGGCATGGATTACGTGGATCTCTTTCAGATTCACCGCTTTGACCACTCCACGCCTGTTGAAGAGACCATGGAGGCTCTGCATGACCTCGTTAAATCAGGAAAAGTACGTTACATCGGCGCATCATCTATGGAAGCCTGGCGCTTTGCAAAAATGCAGCATACGGCAGAGCGTAACGGCTGGACCCGATTTATTACGATGCAACCGCAATACAACCTGCTTTACCGGGAAGAAGAGCGCGAGATGCTGCCCCTGTGTGAAGACCAGGGCGTTGGTGTGATCCCCTGGAGTCCGATGGCACGCGGCAGGCTCACGCGCGACTGGAGTGTCACGTCCCGACGAACGCAAAACGATGCCTTTGCGTTAAAAATGTATGAGAACGCAGCCCTTCTGGATAAGCCCGTTATAGATGTTGTTGCCAGCATTGCTGAAAAGCACCATGTGCCAAGAGCCCATGTTGCAATTGCCTGGTTGCTATCAAAAACAGTCATCACAGCACCGATCATCGGCGCGACGAAACCAGAACATCTTTCCACGGCTATCAGCGCACTGGACTTTTCACTTAGCGATGCCGAAATCATGGAACTCGAGGCACGCTATCTGCCGCACCCCGTCGACGGGATCATTCCTCCGCTTCCGGATACGCCACCTTCACTCACGCCGCCTTCAGCAATACAGGACTGTTAA
- a CDS encoding aldo/keto reductase gives MSKMMHDQHSASVPASRDRRNFLIAGAGLALAATTLGRSGAVMAKPAGQDTSGAPSGAVPVQKETLTTRKLGSLEVSSMGLGCLPMVGYYGGGPRDRKAMVSLIRAAFEQGITFFDTAEVYGPHLSEEFVGEALAPVRDRVVIATKFGFGVEEGKPTSLNSHPDHIRRAVEGSLKRLKTDHIDLLYQHRPDPNVPIEDVAETVKALIQEGKVKHWGLSEASARTIRRAHAVLPVTAVQSEYAMWWREPETRIFPTLEELGIGFVPYCPTARSFLAGAVNPDQRFDSTDRRHNLPRFQPDALAKNMVLLEFAQSWARRKNTTPVQFALAWVMAQRPWIVPIPGTTQYPHLIENSGAPQVRLTDSELREIDAALARIPLQGGRADPFTESQFDKS, from the coding sequence ATGAGCAAGATGATGCATGACCAGCATTCTGCTTCCGTACCCGCTTCCCGGGATCGTCGCAATTTTCTGATCGCCGGCGCCGGTCTGGCGTTGGCCGCCACCACCCTTGGCAGGAGCGGAGCAGTGATGGCTAAACCGGCTGGTCAGGACACGTCGGGCGCCCCTTCGGGTGCTGTTCCCGTCCAGAAGGAGACCTTAACCACGCGTAAACTCGGCTCGCTGGAGGTTTCAAGCATGGGACTCGGGTGTCTGCCTATGGTGGGGTATTACGGCGGTGGTCCGCGCGATCGTAAAGCCATGGTTTCGCTCATCCGGGCCGCCTTCGAACAAGGCATTACGTTCTTTGATACTGCCGAGGTGTATGGCCCCCATCTCAGTGAAGAATTTGTCGGGGAAGCACTGGCCCCCGTTCGCGATCGTGTGGTGATTGCCACTAAGTTCGGTTTCGGCGTGGAGGAGGGGAAGCCAACCTCACTCAACAGCCATCCTGACCATATTCGCCGTGCCGTAGAGGGCTCGCTGAAGCGTCTGAAAACGGACCATATCGATCTTCTTTATCAGCATCGCCCCGATCCGAATGTGCCGATTGAGGATGTGGCGGAAACCGTGAAGGCGTTGATCCAGGAGGGTAAAGTGAAACACTGGGGATTGTCGGAAGCGAGTGCCAGGACAATCCGCCGCGCACATGCGGTACTCCCTGTGACTGCAGTACAGAGTGAGTATGCCATGTGGTGGCGTGAACCGGAGACGCGGATATTTCCAACGCTCGAAGAGCTGGGTATCGGCTTTGTACCTTACTGCCCGACCGCCCGGAGTTTCCTTGCCGGGGCAGTCAATCCAGATCAGCGGTTCGACAGCACAGATCGGCGGCATAACCTGCCACGCTTCCAGCCCGATGCCCTGGCCAAAAACATGGTACTGCTTGAATTTGCGCAATCGTGGGCCCGCCGCAAAAACACCACTCCGGTTCAGTTCGCGCTGGCCTGGGTGATGGCACAACGGCCATGGATTGTCCCCATCCCGGGTACGACGCAATATCCGCACCTGATAGAAAATAGCGGTGCACCGCAAGTCCGGTTGACGGACAGCGAGTTACGCGAAATCGATGCAGCGCTTGCCAGGATCCCATTGCAGGGTGGTCGCGCAGATCCGTTTACCGAAAGTCAGTTTGATAAAAGTTAA
- a CDS encoding aldo/keto reductase: MNYTHLGRTGLKVSRLCLGTMNFGDVTDEKTSARILDEALEAGINFIDTADVYGTEQSPDIQQGSGLSEEIIGRWLQQGGHRDRIVLATKAYQPMGPGPNDRRLSAYHIRKACEDSLRRLKTDHIDIYQMHHIDRYTPWEEVWQAMELLVQQGKVLYIGSSNFAGWDIATAQSVATARHFLGLVAEQSLYNLTARTVELEVIPACRHFGLGLIPWSPLAGGLLGGVLKKMASGRRARPAFARLIEQYRPQLEAYEGLCEDLGETPSDVALAWLLQNPVVTAPLIGPRTVEQLREALHATTITLSDDTMSCLDEIWPGPGGEAPQAYAW, translated from the coding sequence ATGAACTATACGCATCTTGGCCGCACCGGCCTGAAAGTCAGCCGCCTTTGTCTCGGAACCATGAATTTTGGTGACGTCACCGACGAGAAAACCAGCGCCCGCATTCTGGATGAAGCGCTTGAGGCGGGTATCAATTTCATTGATACAGCAGACGTGTATGGCACCGAGCAATCACCCGATATCCAGCAAGGTTCGGGGCTGTCTGAAGAGATTATTGGTCGCTGGCTCCAGCAGGGTGGCCACCGTGACCGTATCGTTCTGGCGACGAAAGCCTATCAGCCTATGGGACCGGGTCCGAACGATCGCCGTCTTTCTGCTTATCATATTCGCAAGGCCTGCGAGGACAGTTTGCGACGGCTTAAGACCGACCATATTGACATCTATCAGATGCATCACATCGATCGTTATACACCATGGGAAGAGGTCTGGCAGGCCATGGAGCTCCTTGTTCAGCAGGGAAAAGTGCTTTATATCGGTAGCAGCAATTTCGCAGGCTGGGACATTGCGACTGCGCAGTCAGTGGCCACGGCCCGCCATTTCCTGGGCCTGGTTGCTGAGCAAAGTCTCTACAATCTGACTGCCCGAACTGTTGAGCTGGAGGTCATTCCCGCATGCCGTCATTTTGGCCTGGGACTGATTCCCTGGAGTCCACTTGCCGGAGGGTTGCTTGGCGGCGTACTGAAAAAGATGGCCAGCGGGCGCCGTGCGAGGCCCGCGTTTGCCCGTCTAATCGAACAGTATCGTCCGCAGCTGGAAGCCTACGAAGGATTATGTGAGGACCTCGGCGAAACCCCTTCCGATGTGGCGCTTGCGTGGCTCCTGCAGAATCCTGTCGTTACTGCGCCACTTATCGGGCCTCGTACGGTCGAGCAACTCCGGGAGGCGCTTCACGCAACGACAATCACGCTATCAGACGACACCATGAGCTGTCTCGACGAAATCTGGCCCGGACCCGGGGGAGAAGCGCCCCAGGCTTATGCCTGGTAA
- a CDS encoding LysR family transcriptional regulator, whose amino-acid sequence MQISRADVADLIYFMAIARHRSFSRAAIELGVSASALSHALKGLETRLGVRLLNRTTKSVTPTAAGEELVQSVLQPFDKIEGALESLNRYRNTPTGRIRINAAVEAANLLLAPVMPAFMDRYPDIEIDIVASNRMVDVTDAGFDAGIRYGGTVPEDMVARRLSADIRWVIAASPDYLERYGTPEHTDDLLHHRCISNRLGDDRIYRWELERDGETYQITVPGSVTVNQAETGLVAVLGGAGLMYFPEPLVAPYVKDGRLRLVLTEWSPLEEGFYIYYSSRRQLPTGLRLLIEFIQEARPLGL is encoded by the coding sequence ATGCAAATAAGCAGAGCTGATGTCGCCGATCTCATTTATTTCATGGCTATTGCACGTCATCGCAGTTTCAGCCGTGCGGCGATTGAATTAGGTGTCAGTGCATCAGCGCTTAGTCATGCCCTGAAGGGACTGGAAACCCGGCTCGGGGTTCGCCTCCTTAATCGCACGACCAAGAGCGTTACCCCTACGGCTGCAGGTGAAGAACTGGTTCAGTCTGTTCTTCAGCCTTTCGACAAGATAGAAGGCGCGCTTGAATCGCTTAACCGGTATCGTAATACGCCTACCGGGCGTATCCGCATCAATGCAGCCGTTGAAGCGGCCAATCTTTTGCTTGCGCCGGTTATGCCCGCGTTTATGGATCGCTATCCCGATATTGAAATCGATATTGTGGCCAGCAACCGTATGGTTGACGTCACTGATGCGGGCTTCGATGCCGGTATCCGCTATGGTGGCACCGTCCCGGAAGACATGGTTGCCCGGCGTTTATCTGCCGATATTCGCTGGGTTATCGCCGCATCCCCCGACTACCTTGAACGTTACGGAACGCCTGAACATACGGATGATTTGTTACACCATCGCTGTATAAGCAATCGTCTCGGCGACGATCGGATTTATCGCTGGGAACTTGAGCGAGATGGCGAAACGTACCAAATCACTGTGCCTGGCTCAGTGACGGTCAACCAGGCTGAAACGGGTCTTGTGGCCGTATTAGGCGGGGCCGGCCTGATGTATTTTCCGGAGCCTCTTGTTGCACCCTATGTGAAGGATGGACGGCTCCGCCTGGTGCTTACGGAATGGTCCCCGCTGGAGGAAGGTTTTTATATCTATTATTCAAGCCGCCGGCAACTGCCAACCGGGCTTCGCCTTCTGATTGAGTTCATACAGGAGGCCAGGCCGCTGGGGTTGTGA
- a CDS encoding LysR family transcriptional regulator, whose amino-acid sequence MNNALYNQIRIFQSIAREGNISAAARKLEITPPSVSNALKLLEDHIGHPLFVRTTRRIELTETGQLLLEQTAAAVESLENSLESIRDQNQEPSGIVRITLSRFAYLLILKPAMAKFCQQYPGIQLEISVYDGTVNVIEERFDLGIRFGDILEGGVVARPLMKPFREGLYASSAYLSEHGTPEVPSDLSQHKLIGYRFITNNRILPLILNDRGEQLTVEMPGQLISNDIDVMADGIRNGLGIGRLFEPIWQLQPDRERFIPVMESYWKTYPPVYLYYPKNAGKTKRVKALIDFLISATGR is encoded by the coding sequence ATGAATAACGCCCTGTATAACCAGATACGGATCTTTCAGAGCATTGCACGTGAGGGCAATATTTCGGCAGCCGCAAGAAAACTGGAAATTACGCCTCCCTCCGTCAGCAATGCGCTTAAGCTGCTGGAAGATCATATTGGCCATCCGCTTTTTGTGCGTACGACCCGCCGTATTGAGCTGACGGAAACCGGGCAGCTGTTGCTGGAACAGACCGCTGCGGCGGTGGAGTCGCTGGAAAATTCGCTTGAAAGCATTCGCGACCAGAATCAGGAGCCCTCTGGTATCGTGCGAATCACGCTCTCGCGTTTTGCCTATCTGTTAATTCTTAAGCCTGCAATGGCGAAATTCTGTCAGCAATATCCGGGTATACAGCTGGAAATTTCGGTTTACGACGGTACTGTGAATGTTATCGAAGAGCGTTTTGATCTTGGGATCCGTTTTGGCGATATCCTCGAGGGTGGGGTGGTAGCGCGGCCGTTAATGAAACCCTTTCGTGAAGGGTTATATGCATCCTCAGCCTATCTCAGCGAGCATGGAACGCCTGAGGTGCCGTCAGATCTCAGTCAACACAAGCTGATTGGCTACCGTTTTATTACTAACAACCGCATCCTTCCGTTGATTCTGAACGATCGCGGAGAGCAGTTGACGGTTGAGATGCCCGGACAGTTAATCAGCAACGATATTGACGTTATGGCAGACGGGATCCGTAACGGCCTGGGAATTGGACGTTTGTTTGAACCCATCTGGCAGTTACAGCCGGACAGGGAGCGCTTTATACCCGTGATGGAGAGCTACTGGAAAACCTACCCGCCAGTGTATCTCTATTATCCCAAAAACGCGGGTAAAACGAAAAGAGTGAAGGCCCTGATTGATTTTCTGATATCCGCTACGGGGCGATAA
- a CDS encoding alkene reductase, translated as MSSRRCSQKGSISPQWPLITCRWGYLSNAPDNISRNKWIPAPLAPVYYAQRAQAGLIISEATQVSRQGTGYIRTPGIYSLAQVEAWRRVTDAVHEAGGIIFAQLWHVGRVSHPEFHDGVLPVAPSAINAEADVFTSNGIAQTPVPRALLTSEIADVVSQFRQGAEKASEAGFDGVEIHGSSGYLLDQFLRDGSNKREDHYGGTIINRARFPLEVVSAVSEVLGADRVGFRVGPNMSLHGMSDSSPVETFSYLATQLDAIGIAYLHVTEGIAGPDAPVAGSQRIAPYLRQCFSRTFILNGGYDAQTGEDAINKGEADLIAYGVPFIANPDLPARFACGSDLNVPDPATFYAPGQNDAVGYTDYPALNKSKKT; from the coding sequence CTGTCATCAAGACGCTGCAGCCAGAAGGGTAGCATCTCCCCCCAGTGGCCACTGATTACCTGCAGGTGGGGATATTTATCAAATGCGCCCGATAACATCAGCCGTAACAAATGGATCCCGGCTCCTCTGGCTCCTGTTTACTATGCGCAGCGGGCGCAGGCAGGGTTGATAATATCTGAAGCTACGCAGGTTAGCCGTCAAGGTACCGGATATATAAGAACACCGGGAATATATTCCCTCGCTCAGGTTGAGGCATGGCGTCGCGTAACAGATGCAGTTCATGAAGCCGGGGGAATTATTTTTGCGCAACTGTGGCATGTCGGACGCGTTTCGCATCCTGAGTTCCATGATGGTGTCCTTCCGGTTGCCCCATCTGCAATTAATGCAGAGGCAGACGTTTTTACGTCTAATGGAATAGCACAAACTCCTGTCCCTCGCGCGCTTTTAACAAGTGAAATCGCCGATGTCGTCTCACAGTTTCGTCAGGGTGCTGAAAAAGCTTCTGAAGCCGGTTTCGATGGAGTAGAAATACATGGTAGTTCAGGATATCTCCTTGACCAGTTCCTTCGTGACGGTTCTAACAAACGAGAAGATCATTATGGTGGGACTATTATAAACCGTGCACGTTTTCCTCTGGAAGTCGTCAGTGCAGTGAGCGAAGTGCTCGGCGCCGATCGCGTTGGTTTCAGGGTTGGTCCAAACATGTCGCTACATGGTATGTCTGATTCTTCGCCGGTTGAAACATTCAGTTATTTAGCGACTCAACTCGACGCTATTGGCATCGCCTACCTTCACGTAACCGAAGGTATTGCCGGGCCCGATGCTCCGGTGGCAGGTTCACAGCGAATTGCACCTTATCTTCGTCAGTGTTTCTCGCGAACATTTATTCTGAATGGTGGATATGATGCTCAGACCGGTGAGGATGCAATTAACAAGGGTGAGGCCGATCTCATCGCCTATGGTGTTCCATTTATTGCCAATCCCGATTTACCCGCAAGATTTGCGTGCGGCAGCGATCTTAACGTTCCGGACCCTGCAACCTTCTATGCGCCGGGACAGAACGATGCGGTGGGCTACACTGACTATCCCGCACTAAACAAAAGTAAAAAAACATAA
- a CDS encoding amidohydrolase family protein — MLSGAFDKYPHLQVISGHWGEMLPFWLQRLDDSLPLAATGLSRTLTRTFQEHVYVTPSGMLTLPHFQFIYALMGADRILFSVDYPYQTLDGVKTFIDSLPVNKAEKEAIAFRNAERLLGIMA; from the coding sequence ATGTTATCGGGCGCATTTGATAAATATCCCCACCTGCAGGTAATCAGTGGCCACTGGGGGGAGATGCTACCCTTCTGGCTGCAGCGTCTTGATGACAGCCTTCCGCTGGCTGCAACGGGTCTGTCACGCACGCTAACGAGAACCTTCCAGGAACACGTTTACGTTACCCCGTCAGGTATGCTGACACTGCCGCACTTCCAGTTTATCTACGCGTTAATGGGGGCAGACAGGATCCTGTTCTCCGTTGATTACCCCTATCAGACCCTCGACGGTGTAAAAACATTTATCGACAGTCTGCCCGTCAACAAGGCTGAAAAAGAGGCCATCGCGTTTCGCAATGCGGAACGTTTACTGGGCATCATGGCGTAG
- a CDS encoding NAD(P)H-dependent oxidoreductase has protein sequence MKNILVISGHPELNHSVANATILDEVATALPDAEIRRLDWLYPDGKFNIAAEQESLLRADVIVWQFPFSWYGLPGLMKQWLDEVFVHGFAHGSAAKLGGKKLLLSFTTGAPQALYTADGFFGHAIEEYLIPFETTARLCNLELLAPVYTCGISYADRDVDKIAQQKTLAREHASRLVDLLNSVVNNPEGE, from the coding sequence ATGAAAAATATCCTTGTTATTTCAGGTCATCCTGAGCTGAACCATTCCGTCGCTAACGCCACTATCCTTGATGAAGTGGCGACCGCCCTTCCCGATGCTGAAATTCGTCGTCTGGACTGGCTCTATCCGGACGGCAAATTCAATATCGCGGCGGAGCAGGAAAGTCTGCTCAGGGCCGATGTGATTGTCTGGCAGTTTCCTTTTTCCTGGTATGGGCTGCCCGGGTTAATGAAACAATGGCTGGACGAGGTCTTTGTCCACGGCTTCGCGCATGGCTCAGCGGCGAAACTGGGCGGTAAAAAGCTGCTCCTCTCCTTCACTACAGGGGCGCCACAGGCGCTCTATACCGCTGACGGTTTCTTTGGCCATGCCATTGAAGAGTATCTTATTCCGTTCGAGACCACGGCAAGACTGTGCAATCTTGAGCTGCTGGCGCCGGTTTATACCTGCGGTATCAGCTATGCAGACCGGGATGTCGACAAAATCGCGCAGCAAAAAACGCTTGCCCGGGAACACGCTTCAAGGCTTGTCGATCTGCTCAATTCCGTCGTGAATAATCCAGAGGGAGAATAA
- a CDS encoding aldo/keto reductase: MQYTRLGKSDLLVSRICMGCMGFGDPLTGQHRWTLDETASRDIIRYGLEKGINFYDTAIAYQNGSSERYVGRALREMAKREDVVLATKFLPRTAAQIAAGIGGKEAIARSLDQSLQNLGMDYIDLYIYHIWDYNTPVIEVLEALHAAVTAGKVRAIGISNCYAWQLAKANALAEREGLTPFVSVQSHYNLIMREDERELFGLCAEDDIAMTPYSALASGRLARKEGHTRRAAEDDYARGKYDSTAEQDRIIIERVAELAERHQVSMTEISLAWLLTKVTSPVVGATKKDHVDGAVNAVNLQLSLEEIRFLEETYQPHVLTGIMAQNTPQTKDVKQVWTR, from the coding sequence ATGCAGTATACCCGGCTCGGTAAAAGTGACTTACTGGTCTCCCGCATCTGTATGGGATGTATGGGGTTTGGCGACCCGTTAACGGGCCAGCATCGCTGGACGCTGGACGAAACAGCAAGCCGGGACATCATCCGCTACGGTCTCGAAAAGGGTATCAATTTTTACGATACCGCCATCGCCTATCAGAACGGCTCCAGCGAGCGATACGTTGGCCGGGCGCTGCGGGAGATGGCAAAACGCGAGGACGTGGTGCTGGCCACCAAGTTTCTGCCACGAACCGCCGCGCAAATTGCCGCGGGGATCGGCGGAAAAGAGGCAATAGCCCGATCGCTCGACCAGAGCCTGCAGAATCTTGGGATGGACTACATCGACCTCTACATCTACCACATCTGGGATTACAACACGCCAGTTATTGAGGTGCTTGAAGCGCTGCATGCCGCCGTTACTGCGGGCAAAGTGCGCGCTATTGGTATTTCCAATTGCTATGCCTGGCAGCTGGCGAAAGCGAACGCGCTTGCCGAACGCGAAGGGCTGACGCCCTTTGTTTCCGTGCAAAGCCACTACAACCTGATTATGCGTGAAGATGAACGAGAGCTCTTCGGTCTGTGCGCTGAAGATGATATCGCCATGACCCCCTATAGCGCGCTGGCCAGCGGTCGTCTCGCCCGGAAAGAAGGCCACACGCGGCGAGCCGCGGAGGATGATTATGCGCGCGGGAAGTATGACAGCACGGCTGAACAGGATCGGATCATTATCGAGCGCGTCGCCGAACTTGCTGAACGACATCAGGTGTCCATGACGGAAATCTCACTCGCCTGGCTGCTGACAAAGGTCACGTCACCTGTCGTAGGGGCCACAAAAAAAGATCACGTTGATGGCGCGGTAAACGCCGTAAATCTTCAACTGAGCCTTGAGGAAATCCGGTTTCTGGAAGAAACCTACCAGCCGCACGTTCTGACGGGGATTATGGCGCAAAACACGCCGCAAACGAAAGACGTTAAGCAGGTCTGGACGCGGTAG
- a CDS encoding putative quinol monooxygenase has protein sequence MLISTSVFATKPDAPDKVVMNIFELGVRPDRDKEFEDVARQTISASVDHEAGTLAMYALQRSDNPRKAFMVELYENESAYRKHLNAEPYKAFAARAPDIIDRKNKITLEPQFLGDKHIIPNERTINNLVIVEVKPEFQTEFKNIVLPEMAESLKVEKGVLAMYAATDSQSPNRWYFYEIYASEEDYQLHRQTPHFLDYLRQTAHMSARKDAIPVKPVFLRNKGGIKQDPHR, from the coding sequence ATGCTAATAAGCACCTCTGTCTTTGCAACAAAACCGGACGCACCGGATAAGGTAGTGATGAATATCTTTGAGCTCGGCGTCAGACCCGATCGGGACAAAGAGTTTGAAGACGTGGCCAGGCAGACGATTTCCGCTTCGGTTGATCATGAAGCAGGTACGCTGGCGATGTACGCCCTGCAACGAAGCGACAATCCACGTAAGGCATTCATGGTCGAACTCTATGAAAACGAGAGTGCTTACCGCAAACATCTGAATGCCGAACCATACAAGGCATTCGCTGCCCGGGCACCTGACATTATCGATCGGAAAAATAAAATCACTCTGGAGCCACAGTTTCTGGGCGACAAACACATCATACCGAATGAGCGAACCATTAATAATCTGGTGATCGTCGAGGTAAAGCCTGAATTTCAGACCGAATTTAAAAACATCGTCCTTCCTGAAATGGCCGAGTCGCTCAAAGTAGAGAAAGGCGTGTTAGCCATGTATGCCGCTACAGACTCACAGAGTCCGAACCGCTGGTATTTCTATGAGATTTACGCCAGTGAGGAGGATTATCAACTGCACCGACAAACGCCGCACTTCCTGGACTATCTCAGGCAAACGGCGCATATGAGCGCCAGGAAGGACGCTATCCCGGTAAAACCGGTATTTCTTCGTAACAAAGGCGGAATCAAACAGGATCCGCACCGTTGA